TTtgcatttaaaataataataattatatgactCAGTTATTTACCAAAATGAAAAAGTTTAATGTAATGATATGGCATGCTGAATACATTTTCTTAACGCAAGAACAAGATACATGCATGATCTTGATGATCACCAAGCTAGACTTTTTTGAAGCCTAAGatataataattgatattagTGCATAGATTGAATCATGTAAGGTCCAATATTATGACTCTGCAATTTGCAGCACCAAAGTTAAGACTTCaacaaaattcaattaatGCACCGATTCAACACTGGATTTTATTTGGAGGAAAATAAACGAAGCTGAAAGGACTGTTTATAGATACAGTATTGAAAGAAGTAGATAGAAAGAGACGTAAAAATAGgaaatatgtatattatataaaatagatgAATTCTAGAATAACTTAtaatactttatatatatttaactaaaaaacttatataatttagtCAAATTtacagaaaatattttttatataaattaatataaaactttATAACATAAATGCATAAAGATATTAAAGAATTTCCATAACTAGAATttccaataaaatattattggtCATGCATTAGTTAGTTACAGCAGCAGTGTGTTCATATAGGATAGAAGATGGTGTAACAAGGCCCAAGCCCAatgttttttgaaaattagtattaaaatattataaacttattgttataattattgtttataATAAAGTGTGAATTTACATCCATccataaataattattcttaacCAACTATAATTGAACATCacttaatatacataaaataccTCAAAATTGCCTTTGACTTTTGTAAATCTTTGCAAACTTTCATGCTATGGAAGTTGACTTGAATTTAGTCAATTATCCCTATTACCCATGATATTTCCATTATTTAAAACGAATTACTGAACTTGAACTAGAAGTGTTAAAATCAGTAGTTTATCTAATGTTTATCATGGTTGTGTCCCTTGACTCCCTCAGATCTCAACATGGCCAATTGACTAGCTTTTATTCATACAAACTTTTACCTGCAAGTTTGTTTCTTAATAGCATCTGGCCTTGTTCTGGACTAGCATTTAGCTCTAGTTAGTATTCTATGCAGTTTGAGCTGCATGGTTATAACTATAATCTCATTTATGGCTTCCAGTGTGGGTTCCATGATGGCTGAAAAGggtagataaatatatataggtAGTTGGCAATGcaaggttaatataatatatgcatGAATTGATGTAAAGACACTAGGGATAAAAAATAGGATATGGGTGCAAAAGATGAGGGAACTCCTATAAAGGTAGATACGTGATGGTAGTTATAGATGCTAAAAAGGAAGGGGTTTCAGTTATTCAGTAGTTGGTTTGCTGTTGGTGATGTTTAGGCAAGATGAAAACAGTAAAAAAGCTCTCCAGGCGAGAGAGAGGGTACAGACAGACAGGCAACTTTCATATGTGAGAGACATAGAGACTCTACAATCATATGTCGGCTTGTCAATCTAATCCATATCGGACTATGACGTTAGGGGTTGCATTatcaaaagaaggaaaaagaaaaaacaggaTATTAAAGACGGAATAGAATTGGAAAGTCTTTCCACATAAGAGCACCCTCAAACTGTAGGATGCCAGTCCTACAGTACAGAAGAAACTAAGAATAGTAGCAAGCGCATGATGCATTAAGGCATCTGATAGGTCTTTTGTCCaccataattattaattattcaattcttAGAAAAGATGCCAGTACCAATGATACATGGGCAGACAAGAAACTCCACACTTGCCACTGTTATATCTCTAGTTTGGGAAATCTCAAACTTGCAACGCTGTCGTTTTGCAGATAGGGCAGTTATTCTTCTGGACGAGCCACTGTTTAATGCAGTTGAAGTGAAAGTAATGCCCACAGTCCAGCTTTCCAAGATCTTGGCCATCGGCATATTCTTCCTGCAAATGGTTGGGTATGAAAACTAATAAAACAGTATCCCGTTGGGTGTAACCAAAAAAAGACCAGCACCCAAATGGCACTGGTAATTGATCTCCATAACATTACTCAGAAGGAACAAGAATTAAGCTGCTTGCTTACCTGACAGATGCAGCACGGTTCATCTTCCTGGGTAGACCCACTTTTAATTGCTCGATACTTTTGCCTCTTCATACGTGTCTGAATGGCTTCCTCACTTATTCCAGTGCAAACATTTCCAATGTGATCCTCTAGGGCCAGTAGTTCCTAAATAGCAGAATTATTAGAGTTACACAAAATTTagcttttaaaagaaaacacaaataATGACAGCCATGAAGCTTCTTATTGTTACGGTGTTACCTCATAGGACATATTATCCACATCAAGGCGCATCTCTTCATGTAAATCAGGCTCTTCAGGCACACCATACAACATTGAACGATCAATCACCATCACATCCTGGTATAACAACAATGCATTGAAGAATAATTGACTGTAAATCAATTCCAAGAAAACTGAGCATCATTATTTTTGATTGGaatcaatataaaaacatTTGAACCATTTTAAGAATCAAAGTTGCTCATGCTATTTAAGCAAGATACGCTGCTAACTAACGAAATGGAATTTGAAGATTTTGGTCATCATATTTATCCACTTGTTGTCACCAATGATTTGCTTTCTTTTGAAAACGAAAAAGTAATTACGTAACAACTTTAGTTGACAGATGGTTGAGATAAAAACAAGCATGAATAGACCTAGACCTTACCTCAAACTGTAAGGAGCCCCCTCTACGAACAAGTGCCAGAGCATTGCGAACCTGACAATGTCAACAAGCAAAccataaaagaatagaaattTACTAGTATTAATGAAGAAAGTGAAATGACAAAAAATGAGCCATTGAGGTTAAAACTTGCACATTTGAGGTTAAAACCAAAAACTGTATGGACTAAATAACAAGGCAAGAAcaatatatagataaataaaacagaattaaTACCAAATGCATGTTGATTGTAACAAGGTTAGTCCTTGGGTCAAGAATTTTCCCCTTCACCTGTTCAAATTTAGTTAGACCCAACTTATTCCAAAAGTTCCCACTTTTCCGTTTTAAATAAAACGGaaagaaataggaaaaataattaaaatattcatatatttttttttgttttttattaaaaatatagtatgatatttttttatttttactgtatgaaaatattaaaaatacaatttcttaattttttttaaaatactgttttaatttttttttgtttttctttaatttttttgataaaacaataaaattcaaaagacaataaaaaattaaaaaataacaacaacgtatttttagaaaacagtatcttttaaaaaaagttatacagtaaaaataatatttttattaattttataatatttttattgattttagaatatttttaaaaagttatcaaaaaaatattgaaatatttatggGTAAGGCCTCTTTGGTCAAAATAACTAACCTGGCTAAACCTATCGAAATTCGGCTCATAAATCTAAGTTATTGCATTGCATGTTCACGATATTTCTTTGACTTTGAGCTCTTTGGCACCGTTCCACATAATCTCACAAAGTAACTTACAATATAGGACGCAAATTAATGGTTGTAATGAGAGATTTTCCTATAAATAAGTTGCTTTCATATCAAACTCTAGATGACTCGTGAGagtatcaaattatatttatcagaaatttgaaaaataaaagatgtaCTTAGCCTGGCCAGTCTCGTCAAAATACAAACTTTTCCAGCCTTAAAACAACAAAGTAGAAATTTAGTAAAGCTTAAGAACACGTACCTCAGATACTAGCCTGCTTCTTCTCTGAGCAGCAGTCAAAGAGCGCAGTGCCACTTCAGGATAAGCAGCAGGTTGTCTCTCAGCTCGTGCTATCAATCTTGACCTAGAAGGCATTTGAGTAGGCCTTGCATTACCACCTCTTGCTAATAATTCCCTCTCTCTTGGAGCAAAAGAGACACCCGAGTGTAATGGGCAGTATCTACGTTGCCCTTGAGACTCGGTGCTACTGCCAATGTCTGAGATTCTCTGGACATACTGCAGAGCCATGTTTCCCTGGGGAAACCAAACGGGAGCTAATGTTGGATGAGTACATGGAGTAGAGCTAGTTCGAGAACTGGAAGGAATATTTCCAGGATAGTTTGTTCCGGGAACAAAgtttatatttgttaacatgCGTTCCAAATTTCGCCTTTGAATTTCAAGAGGAAGCACGTCATAACTTGCATTATGGCTTGGGTTCTCGTCTAGAAGTAAAGCCTCTCCTCCGTTTAAAGCATAAGTAGTCGATCGCAGACTATTTCTTGACCTGGTGACTGCATTCCACTGGAAAGGCTGCAAAACTTCAAAGGAATTAGGAGCACGGCCAGACTGCACCGCAGGAGTTGAGGGAACTATTCCTGTCACTGAGCTTGTGTTTGGAACACAATCAAGTGGAAAAAGGACAGCTGGTTGACCCGGTAATTGTGAATAGGAATTTCTTGTGGTCCACAGAGCCAAGTCAGCTGGCGTAAAGTCTTGGTGATTCACGGTTCTTCTCATACGGATATTTCTTTGGGAGTTTTCGAATTCTCCTGCTACCCTTAGTATTTGACGGACATCAGAGCTTCCTTCAGCACCAATTCCAAGTCCATTTATTACAGCACTTGAAGGTTGATGTACGGCTGGAGTTGTCCCTAATCCAGCCACATATCCAGTACCCAGTTGCGCTGAATATTGCTCATGTGAGTGATTATTTATAGGAGCTGATGGATTCGATCTTCTACTATCATTTTCTTGAATAACAGCTAGGTGACTGGATCTTGAGCTTTCACCTAATGAAAAATGTCTGAGACCATCTTCAGGTGTCCTTCTTTTACAGGACAGACGCCTATCATCTGAAGAGCGACCTTCTCTATTGTCATTTTCTTCCACCACATACCCCGCAATTCCGGAAGAGATAACCAGTGGATcagaatttgaagaattgaTGACAATTGGATTTTGATCAGCATCTGGTATTCCTGGTTTAAATGGATTTAGATGCAAAGCTGTCCCAGTACCCACATATGCATCAATGCCAGGACTCTCACATACTGCATTTAAGTCTATATTTTGAGGAAAAGCGCTAGAACTGTCCTGCTGCAAAGACAATGGTCTATTTGTAAAATTACCATTTCCAAAGCCCATGTTAGCACTAGGCTGAGAAGGAGCAACTACTGGCTCAGAAGGCCTTTCTACCAAGCTTTGATCAATTACAGCACCAGTAACAGGAATAGAAAGTACGCCATCTTCAGCTAATAAATCCTGAAATCGAACTGGACTTTGGGTGTTCATACTAGAAGTAGGAACCCTGTTATATAGCAACCCATCTTCAACTAATAATTCCTGAAATTGAA
The sequence above is drawn from the Ricinus communis isolate WT05 ecotype wild-type chromosome 7, ASM1957865v1, whole genome shotgun sequence genome and encodes:
- the LOC8289461 gene encoding probable E3 ubiquitin-protein ligase HIP1; its protein translation is MMQGQDENAFPRTFYLDYGSNGINLRREQNTVVPLPADALLHDGHPVMDWMGQSSLSVNSQAPVQFQELLVEDGLLYNRVPTSSMNTQSPVRFQDLLAEDGVLSIPVTGAVIDQSLVERPSEPVVAPSQPSANMGFGNGNFTNRPLSLQQDSSSAFPQNIDLNAVCESPGIDAYVGTGTALHLNPFKPGIPDADQNPIVINSSNSDPLVISSGIAGYVVEENDNREGRSSDDRRLSCKRRTPEDGLRHFSLGESSRSSHLAVIQENDSRRSNPSAPINNHSHEQYSAQLGTGYVAGLGTTPAVHQPSSAVINGLGIGAEGSSDVRQILRVAGEFENSQRNIRMRRTVNHQDFTPADLALWTTRNSYSQLPGQPAVLFPLDCVPNTSSVTGIVPSTPAVQSGRAPNSFEVLQPFQWNAVTRSRNSLRSTTYALNGGEALLLDENPSHNASYDVLPLEIQRRNLERMLTNINFVPGTNYPGNIPSSSRTSSTPCTHPTLAPVWFPQGNMALQYVQRISDIGSSTESQGQRRYCPLHSGVSFAPRERELLARGGNARPTQMPSRSRLIARAERQPAAYPEVALRSLTAAQRRSRLVSEVRNALALVRRGGSLQFEDVMVIDRSMLYGVPEEPDLHEEMRLDVDNMSYEELLALEDHIGNVCTGISEEAIQTRMKRQKYRAIKSGSTQEDEPCCICQEEYADGQDLGKLDCGHYFHFNCIKQWLVQKNNCPICKTTALQV